Part of the Bacillus sp. N1-1 genome, TCCTGGGCATGGTACTTTTGCAGAAACAATCGTTGTTCCAGCGGTCAATGCAGTGAAAAAGCCAGAAAACCTTACGTTTGAAGAAGCCTCTGTCATTGGTTTAGCAGGATTAACAGCTTATCGCTCATTGTTTACGAGAGGGCAGCTTCAAAGTGGACAAACCGTCTTTATTCCTGGAATTGGAGGAGGTGTTGCAACATTCTTGCTGAAATTTGCCAAGGCAGCAGGAGCAAGAGTGATTGTAAGTTCAAGAAGTGAGGAGAAGCGCCAATTAGCCCTTTCGCTTGGTGCGGATCGTGCACTTGCTGATGATGCAGACTGGGAAGAAGAAACCACTAATGAAAAAGTGGACTTAGTGATTGAAAGTGTCGGAGCAGCAACATTTAATCGATCTTTTGAAGTATTGGAGAAAGGCGGTACGCTCGTTATTTTTGGTTCTTCAACGGGAGATAAAATTGAATTTGATTTGCGTACATTCTTTTACGGTCAATATAACCTGCTTGGCTCGACGATGGGAAGTTCTGAAGAATTTAATGATATGGTTGCTTTTATAAGTGAACATTCAATTAAGCCTGTCATGGACAGGGTATATGATTTTAAAGATATTAAAGAAGCTTTTACTCATTTGAACAGTAGTCATCAATTCGGAAAAGTAGCAGTTCGAATAGCTGAAAAGTAACGGAAGATCGCTTCTAGAGAAAATGTGCATCTATACGTATAGAAAAGGAAGCCGATCGGCTTCCTTTTCTATGTTAATAGTAATAAGGTGGATACCCATAGTATGGATATGGGCGATAATAAGGAATCAAACTAAGTGCAGCGATGCCAGCTAATGGAAAGAAAAAACGTCCGAATCTGCGGTAGCGACCGTATTGTCTTTCCATTTCCTGTCCTTCACTTTCTTCCACTTCTTGTGGAATCATCAAGCACATATGCTCGTCATCTGAGTCCATAATGATTCCTTCATATTCTACTCCATCCTGCATTCTTACTTTAGCGTGGTAGCTATGATAACGTTGACAAAGCTGTTTCATATCCCCTTGAAGCTGTTTTTCTTTACCAGGCATCATTGCACCTTGAACGGCCTGGTTAGGCATGTTCCCTTGCATTGCGCCTTGAACGGCCTGGTTAGGCATGTTCCCTTGCATTGCGCCTTGAACGGCCTGGTTAGGCATGTTCCCTTGCATTGCACCTTGAACGGCCTGATTAGGCATATATCCTTGCATTGCACCCTGAACTCCTTGATTCATATGATTACCGTACATGTTCATAAGCAGTTCCTCCTTTACACAACACAGGATATTCACCCAGATAGAAAACAGTTACTACCCAAATCAAAAATTGGGCGTCACCATAGTGAAAATGCGTTCCCTTCTTGAAATTTCCATAGAGAAACTATACGATAAGTTCAAATGACCTTAAATACAGAGGTGGCAGATGAGAGGATTTTATTTAACTAGAACAGAAATGGGAACAATTCTCCAAACTATTCGTAGTAAAGAAATACCTGATAAGATTTTAATGAAGGCAATGAAAAGGTCCGGTTGTGAAAAAGAAGAGTTACCAGCGATCTTTTCTAAATTATCAAAAGCTACAGAAGGAAGTTTTGGATTCTCAATAAATGAAATTGCGACACTTGGCAATCAGCTTGAGTATGCTAGCTTTCGTTCTACAGCTGTACAGAATTGGGTTAAAAGAGATATTAAAGAGTGGATCGGTGCACCGCAATTAGGAAAAAAATACGCCATCGAACAAGCGGCTATTTTATTTATTGTAGAGGATTTAAAGAATACACATGATTTCGAAAGCATTCGTCTTCTTTTAAAGTTTGCCTTTAATAACCCGGCAGATCGAAACGATGATCTAATTGATCCACTCGCTTTTTATACGGCTTATTCGCAACTTTTTGAGGCAATCCATACGAAAGTAAAACCTTCAAAAGAGGGTTTTAGAAAGAAAGCAAGTGAGTTATCGTCTATTTTTTCGGATTTAAACGAAAAGCAAAAAGAAGATATTGAAAAGTTGCTTATCTCTGCCGCCCTTTCAGTTCAGGCTTCTTATTACCAATCGTTATCAAAACGATATCTTGAAGATGTATGGAAATGAAGAGTATTTCTAAGGGGAAAAAACGAGCTGCTACCCTCATTTTGGCCGCAGTTCATTTACTCAATTGAAAAGTTAACGGTTTGTTTAAATTGCTCTTCAGTAGCTAACCACATGTCTAACGTGTAGGACCCTGGTTTAAGATCTTCTATCATGATCGTATATTCAAGAACTTCAGCTTGTTTTAATTCAACGTTTTCTTCTTCTTTTACAAAACTTTTATTAGCTGAATATGTTTTAAGAGCTTCACCCTCGTCATTAAAAAGGGTATAGTCGTATGTTTGACTACTTGGAAAGTGGATCGTTTGAACTTGTTCCGTTTGATTTTGAATGCGGTACAAGAAGGTGGCCGTATCATTTTCGGTCGCTGATAGGGTAAGCGTAGGTTCAAGTGAGCCGGCGACAATACCAGAAGAGCCTGATACTTGTTCACTACTTTCGTTATTCGTGTTCATTAATGAGTTCTCCTCTCCACATCCAGATAAAGTTAGGAGGACCATCGTTCCGATCATAGCATATTTAAACATCCCATCACTCCTTTCTTTATTAGACGAGGTGGAACCCCAGAAAGTTACAATTCTTTATAACAAGCAGTAGAAATAGGATATATGGTCACATAAGCCATATAATAGAGAGACAAGTTAAATTAAAGGAGTTCGATAGAATGAAGCCATCATTAGTAGATATTCATGCTAGGGTAAATGGCAGAAGTGCAGGTGTACTTGGAAATGAACGGTTTTATAAATTTGCGGTCTTCCTGCCTTTAATCGAACGTCAGGGTGAACTTCATGTTTTATTTGAGGTAAGGGCTCATACACTTAGAAGGCAGCCGGGAGAAGTTTGCTTTCCGGGTGGAAAAGTGGATCGTCATGATCAAAATCCGAAAAATGCAGCGATCAGGGAGACGTGCGAGGAGCTTGGGATTCTAGAAAGAGAAGTTTCTGTAATGGGAGAACTCGATTTTCTTGTAACCTCCTTCCAATCAATTGTTTATCCCTTTGCAGGTATTATTAACGTTGCTACAGAACTATCACCTAATCCTGATGAGGTAGAAGAGGTTTTTACAGTACCTCTCTCGCATTTTATCGACAATCCACCAGAGCGCCACGATATTCGTGTTCATGTTAAACCTGATGATAGTTTTCCTTTTCATTTAATTCCAAATGGTGAAGAGTACAACTGGTCTTCCTCAAGCATGCCTGAGTTTTTTTATTACTATCAGGATTATGTGATTTGGGGCATGACGGCAAGAATTTTGTATCATTTTATTCAATTATTAGATGAAAAATAAATCATCTAGCTCATTTTCTGAAAAGGTAGTATTGTGAATTGAATCAAATATAGGTAAACTAGAAAAGGTCGATTTATGTCGGTTTTTTCTAGTTTTTTTATTGTGCAAGGTATGATTCATTTACCGCCTTCAATTACAAAGTGTGTTCTAAATTAATAGAATATACGACAAAAATCAACAGAAAGATTCGAAAGAATTAGTGGGATAATAGCGCAGTATATAGAGAGAATGCCAAACAATTCTTAGGGGGGAAAACAATGTTAACCATTATTTTTGTTTTACTTGCCACGTCACTTGGGTTCTTTATTTACTCATATTTCGTAAAGGACTATGCGAAAGAAGTGAAAGGGCAGGTTGATGATGTTTATATCAACTTAATGAAAGAACTGAAAACGGTTAAGAAACGTACTGAAATGTTAGAAAGCAAAACAAAGTCAGTGAGCGGTGGTTCACATGAGTAAACAAGAAGCAAAGGGAATTGCAGCTGGTCTCCTTTTTGCCGCGATTCTTTTAACTGCTTACTATTTTATGTTTTCACAAGCTAAAGCTGAAGAAAGCAATAAAGTAACAGATGCGGCGGTAAAACAGCATTTAGAGGAAAAAGGTATGGTGATGGTTGCGAAGGAAGAATATGATTCTTTAAAAGCAACAGAACAACTCGATCGTAGCGAAACAGAGGTTAAGAAAGAGGAAGCAGCTGATGAACCTGATGGACCTGAAGAGATTGAATTCACTATTAAAGAAGGTATGACGAGTCAGGAAGTGGCTCAAAGTCTTCAGGATCAAAAGTTAGTAAAGAAATCGGATGATTTTATTAAAGCTCTCCGTGACATGGACAAAGAAATGGCTGTGCAACCGGGGGATTATACCCTTAAAACAGATATGTCTTCTGCTGAGATTGTAGAGGAAATTACTCGATAGAGAAACACCCGGCCAATTTTAATGCCGGGTGTTTTTGCTTTCTTTATTTTGTTAGTTTATAACGCAACAATTAATTTAGATCGACAGCATTTGGAGACGTTGGAATGGTTAATGGCTTGTCTAGTGAATATCTCCCAATCTTGTCGAATCCCGTATTTTCAAAGCGAATTGTTTGATAGTCGTATTGTGAAGCAACAAGCATTAAAGCTTCAATTGTTTGCATGGCGTCTTCTTCAGACGGAAAATGGCTTTCTTCCGTAAAGGCAATGGTTGCTTCTGATCCGTTTCCATCGAAAGAGTAGATTGCTACTGTAGCTGGTATAGATGGTAGGTAATAAGGAGTACTTTGATCGCCATCTTTCATTAGAGAAAGAGCAACATCCATTTCAGCGCCTTCTTCACCTTGAAGTGCAGGTCCGTTTACGAGAAAATGTGCTCCTGTACTCGATTTATAAAGATAATAGGGGGAAGGCTTTTTGTTTACTGAAGGATCAGCATTCCCGAAATTCCCCAAAGTGTACCCGTCTTCTCCGTTGGTTTGCCAATTAATTTGGTCTGCACCAAGGCTTTTTGCTAGCTGTTGAACACTATCGCTTATCATGATGGATTCTGTAGATGAGAGACCATCACCAGGTTCAGAAAAGCTGACTACAAGGGTTTCCTTTTCATTCATATTAATCAATTCAAAAGTAGCATCGGTTAGCGGTGAGCGTTCAAGTCCATAATCGGAAGCGCGAAAGTTCGTTAAAATGAACTCGATATTTTCTTGTGTGCTCTTACTTTCATCTAGCGGAAAAGACAGCGGTACGAGTAGCGTGCTTTCTGGGTCAGGATAAGAAATGACGACGTTTTTTCCATCAGATTGTTGAAATGCTGGAATGTAGCTATCGAACATAGTCGGTTCTTCCGCAAGCGTTGGCACCTCTTTTTCTATAGTATCGCTTGTTTTTTCTTCAGCAGGAGCTAATGTTGTGGTTTCCGTTTTCGAATCACTTCCTGAGTTTGTAGAATTGGTGCTTGTTTCGTTTGAGTCGGGTTGTGTAATCGCTATATTAGAATCATTGTTATTTTGGTTGAAGAGCCCTGGAGTAATTAGAACAGCTAGCAATAAAACAATAACAGCAGCTATTCCAGGGATAAACCATGGCGTTTTCTTTTTCGTTGATCGCGACATCTGCTCATTCCTTTTTTTTTCGATATTTTCATAAATGGTTGCTTTACTTCTTTCATCTTTTACAACAGGTAGCTGAGAAAGAAGGGATTTTGTTCGATCGTTCATCATAAGACCCCCTTTAGTTGATGATTGGATGGATCATCGACAAGTTCCCTTAGCGCTTTAATCGCTCTGTGCTGCGTTGTTTTTACTTTACTAACACTCCAATTTAGGATTTCAGCCGTTTCGTTGATGGAGAGCTCTTGGATGTAGCGAAGAATAAGAACTTGCTGCTGATCAAGTGTACATTCTCTTAAACACTTATAAATAGCTTGAACTTCTTCCTTTTGAAGCAGAATTTCTTCAGGTAGAGGAGCCTCGTCTTTTGGATGCTGTTTGTTAAAGTCAAACTTACTAAGCCATCTTGAAGTTCTTCGATTGTGTGTACGTAAATAATCAATCGCTATATTTCTCGCAATGGCAAAGAGCCACGTCTTTTCATTGCTTCGTTCCTCGTAATTGTGATAAGAACGAAGCACGTTAATATAGACTTCTTGAACGAGTTCTTCTGCAATCGCTCTATTTTTTACCATATAAAATAAAAATTGAAATAAGTTCGTGTGGTAGCGATCGTACAAACGCTCAAATGTCTTATCCATTCTTCAGCCCTCCTTCTTCTATAAAACAAAACGAGTTATCTAGTTAAAAGGTTACAGGAAGATTACAAAAATGGGTAGGTTTTGATGAAGAGGTAAAGAAAAAAAGAAAGCGCTTTTGTATTTGTCTCTTCTTAGATAGAATGGGTTTTAGTTACAGTTTTTAGAGAGGAGAATTAAATGCAGTCATCTGTAACGTCACGAAACTCATCTATTTTCTATGGATGGTACATTGTCTTAGCCGCAGCTATTGGCGTCTTTTTTTCTGGACCAGGCCAGACATACGCTGTATCTGTTTTCATTGATTACTATATTCTAGAGTTCGGATGGAGTCGATCACTCGTTTCTGGAATTTATTCTTCCGCCACATTAGCTGCAGGTTTATTGCTTTTTATCGTTGGGAGATTAGTAGATAAACATGGTCAGCGCAGAATGATGTTAACGATAGGATCGCTACTAGCGGTCGCATGCTTTTGGAATAGTTTTGTGATTGGTCCTGTCATGTTATTTATTGGTTTTTTCATGCTTCGTTTATTTGGTCAGGGATCCATGACGCTCATCCCAAACACGCTTGTCCCGCAGTGGTTTGTGCTAAAGCGCGGACGTGCCCTAAGTTTCATGGCAATTGGAGGATTTTTAAGTTCTGCTGTTTTTCCACCGCTCAACAGCTGGTTAATTTCTTCCTTTGGTTGGGAAAGCGCATGGAGAATTCTAGGTCTAGCTCTTATTATTGTACTGTTACCAGTTGTCTTCTTCATTGTGAAAAACAAACCCGAAGACATTGGTCTTCTTCCGGACAATGCTGTTTCGAAAAAAAGACTGGCAGAGCGCCGCGAAGCGAAATTTGAAGAGGAAGAAAAAGAAGAGGTTTTTGAGACAAATTGGACCGTGAAAGAAGCTATGAGAACGAGAGCGTTCTGGCTAATCCTTTTTTGTGTCAGCATTCCAGCTCTTGTAAATACAGGTTTAACGTTTCACTTGTTTTCGATTTTAGGTGAGCAGGGAGTACCTGGAAGCACAGCTGCAATCATCTTAAGTATCATGGCTATTGTCGGTTTCCCCGTAACAATGGTATCGGGGTTTATTCTAGAGCGTGTCCACGTACATATTGTTCTTGGCATATCTTTTATCGGACAAATCGTTTTTATTCTGCTGCTAACCCAAGTTCAAAGCTATTTGCTTGCGATTATATTTGCCGTTCTCTGGGGAATCATTGGTGGAATTGAACGAATCACCCTAAATATTATCTGGCCAAACTACTTCGGTAGAGAACACCTCGGGAGTATTAAAGGCATTGCGACAACTACAATGGTTATTGGTTCTGCATTTGGGCCACTTCCGTTCGGGATTGCCTTCGATCTTTTTGGAGGCTACACTGAGATACTTATAATCATCCTTATCTTTCCGATGCTCGGAATGATTGCAGCTTTTCTTTCATCACCTCCACGAAAACAAGCATAGCAAAGCGCTTCTTCTCGCAGGCGGAAGGAGCGCTTACTTGTGTATGAGAGAATAAACAACCACGTCATAATAACGGTTTCGCATATAAACATGATCTTTAAAATGGCCTTCTTTTTCAAAATCTAGTTGTTCGAGCCGCTTAACTGCTGAATGGTTGTCTTCGATTGTTTGAGCATAAATTTTATGAAGCTTTATGTGATGAAACCCATAATGAATAATCGCTTTGGCTGCTTCAAGTCCGTATCCACCACTCCAGTATTTTCTGGATAATATAGCACCAATTTCTGCTTTTGATGACGTGCGGTCCCAATTTTGAAAACCGGCTGTACCGATTAATTCCCCTGAACTTTTTAAGCGAATTCCAAAACGAATTGCATGGGTCGATAAGATAGAAGAGGGGTCTTTATACGCCCGAATGTAATGAAGAGCCTGAGTTTGTGTTTTCATGACGTTACCGCCATCATAATACGTAACTTGTGGATCTGAAAAAATGGAAAAAAGAGATGTCTGATCTTCTTCTTTTAGAGCGGTAAGGTTAAGGCGTTTCGTTTCTATTTCAGGAAAAACTCTCAATCACTTCACCATCCTTTACCCTTAACATATGTTCTTAAAAGAAAGGGTAGAGGGCGGATGACACG contains:
- a CDS encoding DUF1836 domain-containing protein, whose translation is MRGFYLTRTEMGTILQTIRSKEIPDKILMKAMKRSGCEKEELPAIFSKLSKATEGSFGFSINEIATLGNQLEYASFRSTAVQNWVKRDIKEWIGAPQLGKKYAIEQAAILFIVEDLKNTHDFESIRLLLKFAFNNPADRNDDLIDPLAFYTAYSQLFEAIHTKVKPSKEGFRKKASELSSIFSDLNEKQKEDIEKLLISAALSVQASYYQSLSKRYLEDVWK
- a CDS encoding BsuPI-related putative proteinase inhibitor, coding for MFKYAMIGTMVLLTLSGCGEENSLMNTNNESSEQVSGSSGIVAGSLEPTLTLSATENDTATFLYRIQNQTEQVQTIHFPSSQTYDYTLFNDEGEALKTYSANKSFVKEEENVELKQAEVLEYTIMIEDLKPGSYTLDMWLATEEQFKQTVNFSIE
- a CDS encoding zinc-binding dehydrogenase, whose product is MKGFIHGGYPGQRGLSLKDQLAEQEPQHGEVKIKLKASGLNHRDLFIPDRHDPEEADVVLGSDGAGVVIAVGEGVKEILEGDEVIINPGLGWERNAPIPPAGFQIVGFPGHGTFAETIVVPAVNAVKKPENLTFEEASVIGLAGLTAYRSLFTRGQLQSGQTVFIPGIGGGVATFLLKFAKAAGARVIVSSRSEEKRQLALSLGADRALADDADWEEETTNEKVDLVIESVGAATFNRSFEVLEKGGTLVIFGSSTGDKIEFDLRTFFYGQYNLLGSTMGSSEEFNDMVAFISEHSIKPVMDRVYDFKDIKEAFTHLNSSHQFGKVAVRIAEK
- a CDS encoding GNAT family protein gives rise to the protein MRVFPEIETKRLNLTALKEEDQTSLFSIFSDPQVTYYDGGNVMKTQTQALHYIRAYKDPSSILSTHAIRFGIRLKSSGELIGTAGFQNWDRTSSKAEIGAILSRKYWSGGYGLEAAKAIIHYGFHHIKLHKIYAQTIEDNHSAVKRLEQLDFEKEGHFKDHVYMRNRYYDVVVYSLIHK
- a CDS encoding endolytic transglycosylase MltG, whose protein sequence is MSKQEAKGIAAGLLFAAILLTAYYFMFSQAKAEESNKVTDAAVKQHLEEKGMVMVAKEEYDSLKATEQLDRSETEVKKEEAADEPDGPEEIEFTIKEGMTSQEVAQSLQDQKLVKKSDDFIKALRDMDKEMAVQPGDYTLKTDMSSAEIVEEITR
- a CDS encoding CoA pyrophosphatase; protein product: MKPSLVDIHARVNGRSAGVLGNERFYKFAVFLPLIERQGELHVLFEVRAHTLRRQPGEVCFPGGKVDRHDQNPKNAAIRETCEELGILEREVSVMGELDFLVTSFQSIVYPFAGIINVATELSPNPDEVEEVFTVPLSHFIDNPPERHDIRVHVKPDDSFPFHLIPNGEEYNWSSSSMPEFFYYYQDYVIWGMTARILYHFIQLLDEK
- a CDS encoding RNA polymerase sigma factor SigX produces the protein MDKTFERLYDRYHTNLFQFLFYMVKNRAIAEELVQEVYINVLRSYHNYEERSNEKTWLFAIARNIAIDYLRTHNRRTSRWLSKFDFNKQHPKDEAPLPEEILLQKEEVQAIYKCLRECTLDQQQVLILRYIQELSINETAEILNWSVSKVKTTQHRAIKALRELVDDPSNHQLKGVL
- a CDS encoding MFS transporter, producing MQSSVTSRNSSIFYGWYIVLAAAIGVFFSGPGQTYAVSVFIDYYILEFGWSRSLVSGIYSSATLAAGLLLFIVGRLVDKHGQRRMMLTIGSLLAVACFWNSFVIGPVMLFIGFFMLRLFGQGSMTLIPNTLVPQWFVLKRGRALSFMAIGGFLSSAVFPPLNSWLISSFGWESAWRILGLALIIVLLPVVFFIVKNKPEDIGLLPDNAVSKKRLAERREAKFEEEEKEEVFETNWTVKEAMRTRAFWLILFCVSIPALVNTGLTFHLFSILGEQGVPGSTAAIILSIMAIVGFPVTMVSGFILERVHVHIVLGISFIGQIVFILLLTQVQSYLLAIIFAVLWGIIGGIERITLNIIWPNYFGREHLGSIKGIATTTMVIGSAFGPLPFGIAFDLFGGYTEILIIILIFPMLGMIAAFLSSPPRKQA